A genomic segment from Xyrauchen texanus isolate HMW12.3.18 chromosome 21, RBS_HiC_50CHRs, whole genome shotgun sequence encodes:
- the LOC127661974 gene encoding uridylate-specific endoribonuclease C-like: protein MSKGYEFGSILMLLALFTFSDATSQTVNQELSNIFNELWKLDVNRLKAGTDYKITLQGKARYIPHGSTSVVDRASSPLFTRVDETKLNSITTYACFIKLLDNYERSTGVAERVTAEEVTENNSFLDAILETAVMKRAYRYLVEKGKSHSDLKLFKSQLYYMWFRLYHRDRSGGEDSSGFEHVFVGETKFGREIMGLHNWVQFYLQEKQELLDYKGYKANELPNEDDHVLNVQFSWHGLVKPVASAFIGVSPEFEMAIFTILFLTSTEKSTAAVVNLDVYQLEMVVHRHGHSIGTAYPKLLRTNNRRKIIHCGEQSDKMTIHSQFMAEPLPNCQSMKKVAPF from the exons ATGAGCAAAGG GTATGAGTTCGGAAGCATCCTTATGCTGTTGGCACTGTTTACTTTCAGTGATGCAACAAG TCAAACTGTCAACCAGGAGCTTTCCAATATTTTCAATGAGCTCTGGAAGTTAGACGTGAACCGCCTGAAGGCTGGAACAGACTACAAAATCACATTGCAG GGCAAGGCTAGGTATATACCTCATGGAAGCACAAGTGTGGTAGATCGTGCCTCATCACCATTGTTCACTCGTGTTGATGAAACTAAACTGAACTCTATCACCACATATgcat GCTTCATAAAGCTTTTGGATAACTATGAGAGGTCCACTGGTGTGGCAGAGAGAGTAACCGCTGAGGAGGTGACAGAAAATAACTCCTTTTTGGATGCTATCTTAGAGACAGCAGTCATGAAG CGTGCATACCGGTACCTGGTTGAAAAGGGGAAATCACACTCAGATCTGAAACTATTTAAGAGTCAGTTGTATTACATGTGGTTCCGCCTCTACCATAGAGACAGGAGCGGAGG GGAGGACTCCAGTGGATTTGAGCATGTGTTTGTTGGGGAAACCAAGTTTGGCAGAGAAATCATGGGGCTCCACAACTGGGTTCAGTTTTACTTGCAGGAAAAGCAGGAGCTTCTAGATTACAAGGGCTACAAAGCCAATGAACTG CCCAATGAGGATGATCATGTCTTGAATGTGCAGTTTAGTTGGCATGGTTTGGTCAAGCCAGTGGCGAGTGCCTTTATTGGTGTGAGTCCTGAGTTTGAGATGGCCATCTTTACCATCCTGTTCCTAACATCAACTGAGAAGAGCACCGCAGCCGTGGTCAATCTGGATGTGTACCAGCTGGAGATGGTGGTCCATAGACATGGCCACTCTATTGGGACCGCATATCCCAAACTGCTGAGAACCAACAACAG gagaaaaatcatacattgtggtGAACAATCGGACAAAATGACAATCCATAGCCAGTTTATGGCTGAGCCCCTCCCTAACTGTCAAAGCATGAAAAAAGTGGCTCCATTCTGA